A genomic segment from Aegilops tauschii subsp. strangulata cultivar AL8/78 chromosome 1, Aet v6.0, whole genome shotgun sequence encodes:
- the LOC109784437 gene encoding protein MAINTENANCE OF PSII UNDER HIGH LIGHT 1 — protein MACPAQSMLSASSCVLLRSSKPQQATIPRGGGGINGGNRFLTLSCNASSSPDDSECNDVECAPEKEVGSLSVEWLAEERTKVVGTFPPKKKGWTGLVEKDTAGQTNIYSIEPAVYVAESAISSGTAGTSSDGSENTAALTGGLALIFVAGAASILIQVSKNQPPVQTQYSGPPLSYYVAKFQPAAAAFSVQSSPPVVEAAAPEETPSESDSPTLEAETSATAEQPSS, from the exons ATGGCTTGCCCTGCCCAATCCATGCTCTCTGCTAGCAGCTGCGTGCTCCTGAGGAGCAGCAAGCCCCAGCAGGCCACGATtccgcgaggaggaggaggaatcAACGGCGGCAACAGGTTCTTGACACTGTCCTGCAATGCTTCTTCGTCTCCGGACGACTCCGAGTGCAACGACGTGGAGtgcgcgccggagaaggag GTCGGGAGCCTGAGCGTGGAGTGGCTGGCGGAGGAGAGGACCAAGGTCGTGGGAACATTCCCTCCCAAGAAGAAAGGATGGACCGGCCTCGTCGAGAAGGACACCGCCGGCCAGACCAACATCTACTCCATCGAG CCGGCGGTGTACGTGGCGGAGAGCGCCATCAGCTCCGGCACGGCGGGGACGTCGTCCGATGGGTCCGAGAACACGGCGGCGCTCACGGGAGGGCTGGCCCTCATCTTCGTCGCCGGGGCGGCCTCCATCCTCATCCAGGTGAGCAAGAACCAGCCGCCCGTGCAGACCCAATACTCCGGCCCGCCTCTCAGCTACTACGTCGCCAAGTTCCAGCCGGCCGCCGCGGCATTCTCGGTCCAGTCGAGCCCCCCTGTCGTGGAAGCGGCCGCGCCCGAGGAGACGCCTTCTGAATCTGATTCACCCACCTTAGAGGCGGAAACTTCGGCAACCGCGGAGCAGCCGTCGTCGTGA